From the genome of Tenericutes bacterium MZ-XQ:
ATCGTTAGTGGATCATATAATCCAAGTAAATATGCACTAGGAAAATATGAAGTAAACGCAAATGGAATGACATTTCTTAATACGAATTGGAATGCCTTAGGGTAAATACTTAATGGTTGTTTCGTGAAATCTGCGATGTCATAAAAAATAACCATGATACTATTAGAGTTTTTAATCCAGAAAGCTAGAGTTGCAGTTAATAATTTTATTGATGTGTAAATAACAGCCCCAGATATTAATAATAGTGGAATAACGATTAAATCGTATAAGGCAAAATCAATAGACAATTGCGGAATAATATAAATCAAAAGTCCAATCCCTACAATCAGTTCACCAAACGCTTCAATCTGAAATCGTTCTGAGATGATGGAATAAAGTACATTTAAAGGTTTTAATAAGTACTTGTCAAACTCTCCGATAATAATATATCTAGGAATCAACCAAATATTATCAGTAAGTAAATGATCGATACCTCTTGGTATTTGAAACATTGCATAAATTAAGATTAACTCTTCAAATGTCCATCCATTAATCGCAGTAATATGTTGGAAAATTAAATATAAAAACAGTAATCCACTAATTTGAATAAATACAAACGATAAGATACCAATTAAAAAATCAACACGGTATTCAATCAATCGTTTTAAGTGCTGTGATACAAAATACTTATATATGGTTAAATGTCTCTTCATACTTAACCTCCCAAAACGACAAGTCTATGAACAACTTTTTTCCAGAAAAATACTGCAAGCACATAAAGAATAACAATCCACATTGCTTGGAATAAAAGCGCATAAAGTATGTCTAAATTAGTTTCATAGTTGCCCATAATAATTCTAATTGGTACATATAAACCTTGCATAAAAGGTAAGAATAGTGCAATTTGATAAAGCCATTCCGGAAAGAAATGTAGTGGGATAATCACACCACTAAATATCCCTTCTATCGCTCTTCTAAGCTGGAAAATACCAAAACTATTAATCGTCAAAAAGATGATCAATCCAAAAATATAACCAATAAAGAATCTAATGGTAAAGGCAAAAAGAATGGACAAAATAAAAGCTAAAATGACAGGTAAAGTAAACGTCATTTCTAAATCAACAAATAAAGCGACTATGACAAGTGTAATGGTAATTGGTATAACAAAGAACACGATACTGTTTACAATATCACCTAACGATTTAAAAAATAGTTGTGTTCGATAATTAATCGGTTTGATCAAATTCATTGCGATCGCACCACTTCGAATATCATCACTGATATAACCGCTTGGCATCACAAATGTCAAACTTGATACCACTCTAACAAGTAACACATAAGTAATCATCCCAATAAATGAATATCCATTAATGACATCATTTGGTGAATTATCATAAATAGCTTTCCAAATAAAATATTGTAACACTAAAAACATGAACTCCATGAGCACCCAAACAACTGCGTGCGCACGATAGTTCACAAATTCTTGCATCTGAGCCTTTGAAAACGGCAAATATTTCTTAAAAAAACTATGCATATTGACCCTTTTCATAAATATTTCTTACAATATCTTCAATGGAAGTTTCAGAAATATTGATATCTGTGACAAATGCGTGTTTCATCACAAAATGAGTAATCTCAGATACAGATATTTTATTTTTATTAAATTGAACACTTATTTTATTTAATTCTCTATTAACTTTCAAATCTTCTTCACTTAAGTTGTACTTGTTTTTGAAATCTAACTCTACTTCTTCTTTAATCTCAAATTCTACTTGCCTCATAAATCCAAAATCTTTTTTGATCTTATCAATAGAACCATCGTAAATGATTGTACCTTCATCGATAATCATAATTCTTTCGCATAACTCTTCAATATCATCAAGGTCATGTGTTGTCAAAATAACGGTTGTCTGAAATTTATGATTCATCAGTTTAATAGCTTCTCTCATTTTTTGTTTAGCTACAACATCTAAACCAACAGTTGGCTCATCTAGAAACAATACTTTAGGGTTATGTAGCAGGCTTGCTGCAATATCTGCTCTCATGCGTTGACCTAAAGATAAAGTTCTAACAGGACTTTTAATGAAACTATCTAAATCTAAGACTTCATTAAAAAACGCCATACGTTCTTTATAATCTTCATCACTTACATTATAAATTTCTTTTAATATCCCATAAGTTTCGATTAATGGTAGATCCCACCATAATTGTGTTCTTTGTCCAAAAACAACACCGATATTATATGCATTTTTGATGCGATCTTTTTTTGGATTGTTTCCATCAACAATCACTTCACCACTTGATGGTGTTAAAATACCCGCAAGCATTTTGATGGTTGTAGATTTTCCAGCACCGTTTGCACCAATATATCCAACAATTTCACCCTTTTCAATTCTAAAAGAAATGTTATCAACAGCTTTCTTCTCAACTTTTTTAGCCTTAAAAAAAGTCTTTAGCATTCCTTTAAGACCAGTTCCTTTTTCATACTTTATAAATGTTTTACTTAAGTTTTTTGCTTCAATCATATGTTTCACCTACTTTTTTCCAAAAATATTATATCATAGCATTTTTAATCCATATATTCATTTTTGCATTTTGTTTATTTTTTTTATAAAAATGATTTAAAAATGCAAAAAAATAAATAAAACTATAAAAAAACATGACAAATTCAGGAGATTTGTCATGTTTATTAAATATTTACATCTTTATTTTATCGTAATAATTTGATACTTAGTTATATACTTAAATCCTATTTTTTGATAGAGTTCTTTAGCTGTGTCATCCAAATCAGTAACTAAATAAACATAATTAATTCCTGTTTTTTTAAGATACTCAATCACATCATGCATTAGCTTAGATCCATAACCCTTTTTTTGATAATCATCAGCAATCGTAAAATCATCAAGTTTGGCCATATGACCATTGATACAATAATTAAGTGTACCTATGACTTTTTCATCAACTTTAATCATGAAATAGCCATAAATGTTTTTAGCTTCTTCAAGTACTTGTTTTTGTCTTATGGTATTACCTATAGCATATGATTCGCCATAATTTTTACTGTCTTGATATAAGAAATCAAAAAAATCTTCATCTTTGTCCGGATCAACTCTACTTACTGTAGCATCAACTTTAACTTTAAATTTTAAGTCTTCTACAGGTGCACCATAAATACCATTAGTATCTATGGTTGCGTCTTTAATCATAGCTTGATCAATTTCTATATCTTCTTCAGTTCTTATAACAGAAAAGCCATGAACTTTTGTTTTATTGATATACGCAAGAATATCTTCATTTGTAAACGTCTCGTTCGTGATATTTAAGTAATTATGATAGTACTTATCTCTTTGACTCATATCTTCTGTTTCATAACCAAATGCATGTTCTGTGATTTTTGAAAACATGCTTACGTAAATTTTCTCGTGATTTAATGTTTTTTGTTTCATAAATTCCCTCTATAATTTAAAATATTCTTTGATTTTTATTGCAACTTCTTCTGGTGATAAGTGTTCATTATCAATCTTTACATAGTTTTTAAAATCTATTTCTCCCTCATATGAATTTAACCGGTATTTGGCATCTTCAAGCAAAATTCTTTGTTTTGACAATTCTGTATTTTGCTTAGATTTTTTTTGGGATAATCTATTGGGAGTGACATTTCTTTTTAATCTTTCATCTTGTGAAGCCTCTAGTTCTACAAAAAATACTTCAGCTCCTTGTTTCTCAAACATATTTTTATATTTCTCAACTAAATTCCAGTCTTCTTGGTGGTCTAATGCCCACATAAAAGTAAAAATAAGTCCTTCTTGATCTGTCTTTAAAAACTCCTCGAAAATAACATCTCTTAGTCTTGTAATGGCTTCGCCTCTAAACGATCCAAAAAGATCTAATACAAGTTCAATTGTCATATGGTTATGGAAAAGTCTTAGTTCTGTAATTTTTGTAAGTTCTTGACCAACCGTCATTTTACCGACTGATCCTGGTCCAAAAATAATAATTAGTTTCATGAAAACCTCCGCAAAATGATATTTCGATTATATCATTAATGGAACTTATTATAAACTCTCAGCAAAAATTATGAAAGAAAAACTAAAAAATATATACTTAAGTATATAAACATTTTGTCTAACTTTTTCATATCTTTTCAGCATTTTTTTTGTTATATTTAAATTGAAAATAGATGAGGTGACTAACTATTAAAAGTCAAGTACTTTTATTAGACATACTGTAAAAACCTCCTATAGCAGATAAAATATGGAGGTTAGCTTATATTACAGATGACTTTTTACTTAACCGCCACAGTTTAAGTAATCAGTTATTTGAGTTTAGAAGAATCAAAATCTTCATGATGAGTTTCCAAATGATGAATCACTCTAATCAGTTTTTTGGCGAGATGAATAAGTGCGACACGGTGATGTTTCCCCTCTTGTTTCTTCTTGGTGTAATAATCATAGAACACAGGGTTGTGAGTCATAACCATCAGGCAAATATTAACGAGCGTAGAACGTAGATATTTACTACCGCGTTTGACAAGTTTACCTGTAGAAGACATGGTGCCAGATTGTTTGATGGTTGAATCTAGACCTGCATAGGATAACATTTCAGAGGGATTTGAGAAAAGCCGAATGTCTCCGTATTCACATATAATAATAGCTGCTGAAATGATGCCAATACCCATAATTGTTTGAATCTTTGTTGGATACCGTTCCATTAAAGAAGTGATTTGTTTCTCAGTTTCTTCGATATCAGTGTTAAGTTTCTCAACATATGAGATTGAGGTCTTTAATTTAAAGAGTTGATGATCTTGAGTGACACCAATGGTTGATTTCGCGAGGTCTTTCAGCTTCACAAACTTAGGATAATTGAACTTACCCTTTGATAGTCTTCGAAGTTTATCGAAATGACTATCGGTCATCTTAGCGATTTTATCTGGAGAAGAAAAACGTTTTAAAATGTGCAAAGATGTACCACTATAGCCTTGTTCTCGCATAAAAGGCTTATATTCAGGAAAGATGACATCTAAGACCTTAGTCATCATATTGTAGTGCTTTGTCCGTATAGAAATGAGTTTAAATCGTAACCTAGTCAGTGATTTTAAAGCACTTATATGATAAGATTGATGATGATAGGCTTTGTAGTCTACAGATCTCATATAAGTTGAAATCAATTGAGCA
Proteins encoded in this window:
- a CDS encoding sugar ABC transporter ATP-binding protein, producing the protein MIEAKNLSKTFIKYEKGTGLKGMLKTFFKAKKVEKKAVDNISFRIEKGEIVGYIGANGAGKSTTIKMLAGILTPSSGEVIVDGNNPKKDRIKNAYNIGVVFGQRTQLWWDLPLIETYGILKEIYNVSDEDYKERMAFFNEVLDLDSFIKSPVRTLSLGQRMRADIAASLLHNPKVLFLDEPTVGLDVVAKQKMREAIKLMNHKFQTTVILTTHDLDDIEELCERIMIIDEGTIIYDGSIDKIKKDFGFMRQVEFEIKEEVELDFKNKYNLSEEDLKVNRELNKISVQFNKNKISVSEITHFVMKHAFVTDINISETSIEDIVRNIYEKGQYA
- a CDS encoding shikimate kinase, translating into MKLIIIFGPGSVGKMTVGQELTKITELRLFHNHMTIELVLDLFGSFRGEAITRLRDVIFEEFLKTDQEGLIFTFMWALDHQEDWNLVEKYKNMFEKQGAEVFFVELEASQDERLKRNVTPNRLSQKKSKQNTELSKQRILLEDAKYRLNSYEGEIDFKNYVKIDNEHLSPEEVAIKIKEYFKL